The genomic segment CAAACGAACCATCTCGTCGAATCCCACCTGGCTTCGCGCGGTAACTTGCCACAAGCCCGTAATTCCCGGCTTAACCTGCAGAATGCGGCGGCGATGCCACGGCTTGTACGCGGCCACCTCGTACGCAATCCCGGGACGTGGCCCAACCAGCGACATATCGCCCTTCAGCACGTTCAGAAACTGCGGCAGCTCATCCATGCTTGTCTTGCGCAGGATCTTGCCGATGGGAGTGATCCGGTTGTCGTTGGCTAGCTTGTATACACCAGCCTTGCCGTCAGCGGGCACCTTCTCAGCGACTCCCGCGATAAGCTTCGCCATATATTCCCGATGCTGGCTCGAATCGTTATTCGCCCGCATGGTCCGAAACTTGTATAGGGTGAACTCCCGCCCATCCCTTCCCACCCGCTTCTGGCGGAAGAAGATCGGGCCTTCCGACGTCATGCGGATTGCCACGGCAATAATGGCAAACATCGGGGCGCTCACAAGCAGTGCAAAGCAACTGCCCAGCATGTCCATGGCGCGCTTCACACGAAGATGCCCCCGCCGCGTCTTTTCCCTCGTAGTGAGATCGGGATAGAACCGCGGATTCTTGTCGTGTCCAAGCCTGTTCTCGTCCCATTCATCGGGAAACAGATAGAACGAGATGCTAATCTGGCTGACCTGCTCAAAGGTCAGTTGCTCAGCTAGAGCGCCGTTCACCCGCTGCAGAATGCTCGAGATCGCCGTATTCCGAAGCGTGCGATCGATCTCCGTGAGGAGCATCCCAACGACAGAGCCCTCCTCGTACCAGCCGATCACGTCTGTGTCTCTCAGCGTTGGCAGCATCGCCTCGATGATCTGGTCAGATACGCGCATCCCTCCCTTGGACCCATGGTCCGCGCGCTTTCCGGCGTCGATCAGGACGAGCAGGACCCCTTCCTTCGAACGCTCGCTGCGCTTC from the Occallatibacter riparius genome contains:
- a CDS encoding sugar transferase; translated protein: MSRRSENSALVEFQPELTMATEAEVLTQHSFRRRIVVERKRSERSKEGVLLVLIDAGKRADHGSKGGMRVSDQIIEAMLPTLRDTDVIGWYEEGSVVGMLLTEIDRTLRNTAISSILQRVNGALAEQLTFEQVSQISISFYLFPDEWDENRLGHDKNPRFYPDLTTREKTRRGHLRVKRAMDMLGSCFALLVSAPMFAIIAVAIRMTSEGPIFFRQKRVGRDGREFTLYKFRTMRANNDSSQHREYMAKLIAGVAEKVPADGKAGVYKLANDNRITPIGKILRKTSMDELPQFLNVLKGDMSLVGPRPGIAYEVAAYKPWHRRRILQVKPGITGLWQVTARSQVGFDEMVRLDLRYAEDWSPWLDFKILMQTPRAVVKGAY